From one Nonomuraea polychroma genomic stretch:
- a CDS encoding NYN domain-containing protein yields MSSAGEGLSRPLPEQVRLNVVDLAAQVLGTLPAVSIPPPLRGIAKFDPRKRAKLGSAPIAAQLENDKKFRELVAESVAAGWPELVSSLADGNVPPAADPVLVAAAAYLTRPPGWEEMIELARTDLEQSAVAAEGTEREEAVSRLREQLAAQKTAAKEEADRLREQIKLARAENSDLRRKLHDARERAKAAVARAEEMERAAEEARSAAVAAGSAGESELRRLRERLADVEKQLEASRRAAREGRSIEDARIRVLLDALQDASAGLRRELALPTTISKPADSVAAVTGERPGVRAVPARALADDDPQLLDQLLAVPQVHLVIDGYNVTKTGYGTLTLADQRNRLMTGLGGLVAQTRVEVTVVFDGAELNSPVQVVAPRGVRVLFSAPGETADDLIRQLVRAEPSGRAIAVVSSDREVAESVMRMGARPVPSALLLRRLGRA; encoded by the coding sequence ATGAGTTCAGCCGGTGAAGGCCTGTCTCGCCCGCTTCCCGAGCAGGTACGACTCAACGTCGTCGACCTGGCGGCTCAGGTTCTCGGGACGTTGCCCGCTGTCTCCATACCGCCCCCTTTGCGGGGCATCGCAAAATTCGACCCGCGAAAACGGGCCAAGCTCGGCAGCGCGCCCATCGCCGCGCAGCTGGAGAACGACAAGAAGTTCCGCGAGCTGGTCGCCGAGTCGGTGGCCGCCGGATGGCCCGAGCTAGTGTCCTCGCTCGCCGACGGCAACGTGCCGCCTGCCGCCGATCCCGTGCTCGTGGCTGCGGCGGCCTACCTCACCCGGCCGCCCGGCTGGGAGGAGATGATCGAGCTCGCCCGCACCGACCTGGAGCAGTCCGCCGTCGCGGCCGAGGGTACGGAGCGCGAGGAGGCGGTCTCGCGGCTGCGCGAGCAGCTCGCCGCCCAGAAAACCGCCGCCAAGGAGGAGGCCGACCGGCTCCGCGAGCAGATCAAGCTCGCCCGTGCGGAGAACTCCGACCTGCGGCGTAAGCTCCACGACGCCCGCGAGCGGGCCAAGGCGGCGGTCGCGCGGGCCGAGGAGATGGAGCGCGCGGCCGAGGAGGCCAGGTCGGCCGCCGTGGCCGCGGGCAGCGCGGGTGAGTCCGAGCTGCGGCGGTTGCGCGAGCGGCTGGCCGACGTGGAAAAGCAGCTGGAGGCCTCGCGCCGGGCCGCCCGCGAGGGCAGGAGCATCGAGGACGCCCGCATCAGGGTGCTGCTCGACGCGCTGCAGGACGCTTCGGCCGGGCTGCGCAGGGAGCTCGCCCTGCCTACGACGATCAGCAAGCCCGCCGACTCGGTCGCCGCCGTCACCGGCGAGCGGCCCGGCGTGCGCGCGGTGCCCGCGCGGGCGCTCGCAGACGACGACCCGCAGCTGCTCGACCAGCTGCTGGCGGTGCCGCAGGTGCACCTGGTCATCGACGGCTACAACGTCACCAAGACCGGCTACGGCACGCTCACGCTCGCCGACCAGCGCAACCGGCTGATGACCGGGCTCGGCGGGCTGGTCGCGCAGACCCGGGTCGAGGTGACCGTGGTGTTCGACGGCGCCGAGCTCAACTCTCCCGTTCAGGTGGTCGCGCCCCGCGGGGTGCGGGTGCTGTTCAGCGCACCGGGGGAGACCGCCGACGACCTGATCCGCCAGCTCGTACGCGCCGAGCCGTCCGGCCGGGCCATCGCCGTGGTGTCGTCGGACCGCGAGGTGGCCGAATCCGTCATGCGGATGGGAGCCAGACCCGTTCCGTCTGCCTTGCTGCTGCGCCGCCTGGGCCGCGCCTAG